CTCACTGGTTGGTAACCTGAAGCCCGGCGACATCCCGGCCGAAGTCCGCATCAAGTGCATCCAGACTCTGATCGACAACTACTTCGTGAAAGAAAACATCATCAACGCTGGCTACCCTCTGGACATGCGCTACGCTGGTCCTCGTGAAGCTCTGCTCCACGCTACCTTCCGCCAGAACTACGGTGTTTCCCACATGATCATCGGTCGTGACCACGCTGGTGTTGGCGACTTCTACGGTCTGTTCGAAGCTCAGGAAATCTTCGACAAGATTCCTTACGCTGACGGCGTTTGCGACGCTCCCGGCAAGGCCCTCCTTTGTAAGCCCATGAAGATCGACTGGACCTTCTACTGCTACAAGTGCGACGGCATGGCCTCCCTGCGTACCTGCCCGCACAGCAAGGAAGACCGCGTTATCCTTTCCGGTACCAAGCTTCGTAAGGCTCTCTCCGAAAAAGCTGATGTTCCGGATCACTTCGGCCGTGAAGAAATCCTTACCATTCTCCGCGGTTACTACGAAGGTCTCACCGAAAAGGTCGAGATCAAAATGCAGCACGCTGCTTCTGGCGATGCCATGAAATAGCGCTCGTTGCGTACGACTCTGTGCTGAATGAGGGGAGGTGCTTTGCACCTCCCCTTTTTTGTCGCTTCTCTCCTTCGTTCGGTCATGTTGGGTGGGGTGAGGAAGATTGGGGGCCAGCCCCCAAACCCCCGCGTAAGGGAATGATTCCCTTACGTATCCTCATCGAGTTTGAATTCCATCCACGCTTCGCGTGAATGAAATTCAAACTTGGGTGAGAATGGCGTAAAGAAGCTCTTTCTCTTTCCCGTGTGTTGCCACCATTTTCTTTCTGAACGCTCGCGTTCAGAAAGAAAATAAGTGCGGCAGAAAAGGCAGAAGAACACGCGTTCGGGAAATGCCACTAGCTCAAAAAAGAGGGCTGATGGAGAGGAAAGCATAGCTTTCATCCCATTCAGCCCTCTTTTTTGAGCGAAAGCGGGATTCCCAAGGGCCTCGTCCTTGGGCGGGGTCAAGGGGCAGCGCCCCTTGCAGAGGTGCGGGGACAGAGTCCCCGCCCACCCTAGCGCCTCTTGCAGAACACGACGCCCACCTACTCATAATGTTAGTGAACACCGCTTTGCTCGTGAATTTTGCGAAAGGGGAGCTTTTGTGAAATGATTACGAGATGGGAGGCTTCTGTGGAAACCCTTGAATAGCGGGGGGAAAGTAGAGATTGTGGGGGGAAAGCCCACAAGGGGGCCACTTGCTCCAAAGGTGGAGTTAGGATACGAAAGTGGACTTCCTTTCTGCTTACCGGAAGAAATTTATGAACGATAGAAAATATACACGCGAATACGCCAAACGCGATGAACGCCGCGACGAGCGCCGTCCAGACGCCAGGGACAAACGGTCCATTACTGAGGAACTGGTCTCCATTGACCGGCAGCTGACACGACTTCTTGGAAAACGGTGCTACCTGCTTTCCAAGGCTGCAAATGCTCGTAAACGCAAAGGCAGAGCCCTTGCTGATCCGGGGCAGGAACGCCGTATGCGTTCTGCTTGGGACGAGCTGGTCAAGCGAGAGGGTCTGGACGCTGCGACAACTCGCAAGCTGTTCAATCTTGCGAATGGCCTTGCATATAATTCTGTGCGCAATGAGAACAGCAACAAGAGCCGTACGTTCAAGCTGTTCCCGAAGTGCGAGTCTCTTGATGTGAGCATCGATGGCCCCCGTGATCTGGAAGAGACACGGATGTGGGCTGCTGTTGCTGCCGCAGCAGAGGCAAAGACAGAGCTGCACCCCATCGTGCTGAACGATGCACTTGCAGACCTGCTGAAAGCCTTGAATAAGGGTGGTGCTTCCCTGATTTTTGAAAAGGGGAAAGTCATCAATGCTGGCAAGGCTCCAGATTTTCACGAACAGAAAATTTACGTTGGTAACGAGACGCTGAACCTTTACCTGTGCATGGCGATGGTTCTTGGACAGCCGGGAATTTCCACCTTTACTGGTGGCGCATCCCTGAAGGTCATGGACCTTCGTGCTGTTGCCCATGTTTTTGCAGGTCTTGGTGTTCGTCTGGCGAGCCTTGAGCCTCAGTCCGCTGGTGTGCCTGTGCGCATGGAAAGCGGAGGCATGACAAGCGCTCGCTTTAGCGTACCGGAAGGCTTCCCGGCCGAGGCTGCTGCCGCACTGGCACTGTTTGGCCCCACGTACCCAGATGGCATTGCCTTCACCTGGGACGAGAGCTGGGATGACGAAGGACTGCTTCGCCGCGTTGCCGCACTGCTGAAAGAATGCGGTGTGCCATGCGAGCTGAAGAAAGATTCCTTTAGCGTTCGTCCTGCCCGCTACGCTGTGCCGAAAAATCCTGCTATTTCTCTTGATCCGATGCTGTGCGCTTCCGTGCTTGCTGTTCCGTATGCAACAGAGGGCAAGGTTGTGCTGAAAGGCCGCTGGCCTGCCAAGCGCCGCATTGCGGGTGAGATTGAATCCTTCCTGAAGAGCCTTGGCTGCACAGTGAATGTGTCTAAAGAAGACATCACTGTGGAACTGAATGCTCGTCCTGAGGCGCTCGACTTTGAGCTTGAGCACTGCTCCGAGCTGGTTCCGCTGGCACTTGCTGCATCTCTGGTTGCCAAGTCTGGTGGCCGTATTGCGATTGCAGAAGATTTTGATAGCGCAACCGCTATGGACCTTGGTGACCGCCTTGGCCGCTTTGTGCGTGTTAAGCCCGGCCGTCTTGTAGTGACAGGCTCCGACAGAGGCAGTTCTTGGGTCGAGAGCGAGGAGTCCTGGGTCAGCCCCACTGCTGACTGGACACTTGCTTTGGCTCTGGTCTCTTTTGTCGCACCGGGAATCCTGCTTGCGAATCCTGGTGATCTGGCTTCTGTATGGCCAGATTTTTGGCAGCTTTTTGTGAATGGTTTTGTTCCACAACCTGACAAGAAGGAGCCTGAAGAAAGTGGAAAGAAAGGAAGAAGAGTCCGTATCGGCTGAGCTTGAGCGGCTTTCTCAAGAATTTGAGGAGCTGAAGCTGCAAAAGGAGACTGTTGAGGCCCAGGTGAAAAAACTGATGGCCGAAGAGGATCCCGCGCAAGGGGTATATTATGCGCAGGATATTTTCCGATTGCAGCAGGATAAACTCAGGCTGGCAACCGAGATGGAGTTTCGTAGGCGAAAACAGAATCGTCTGCGATTGGCTGAGGAGGAAAAAGCCTTTTTGATGCACTGATTGTGATGATAACGGCGGTCCCATCTGGGACCGCCTTACACTGAAAAGGGATGCCTATGAACTTGACCCAGAAGATACTCAGTCGTCACGTTGTCCGCGGAGAGTTGGTTGCCGGAAAGGAAATCGCAATCCGCATAGATCAGACACTCACGCAGGATGCCACCGGAACGATGGCGTCGCTACAGTTCGAAGCTCTTGGCTGCGATGCTGTCAAAACAGAGCGGTCTGTGAGTTACGTTGACCACAACACATTGCAAATGGGATTCCGCAACGCGGATGACCATCGCTATTTGCAGTCCGTTGCAAATAAGTATGGCATTGTGTTTTCTCCCCCTGGAACAGGCATCTGCCATCAGTTGCATCTCGAAAACTTTGCGCGTCCCGGCCGAACCCTTGTTGGTTCTGACAGCCATACCCCCACGGCGGGTGGTGTGGGTTCGCTGGCCATTGGAGCCGGTGGACTCTCTGTTGCGCTGGCAATGGCTGGAGAGCCATACATGCTGGCAATGCCCAAGGTGGTGAATGTTCACCTCACAGGGAAGCTTCAGGGCTGGGCAGCAGCAAAAGACGTTATCCTCCATCTTCTTGGCCTGCTTACGGTCAAGGGGGGCGTTGGCAAGGTGATGGAATACACCGGACCCGGCGTCGCCACGCTTTCGGTTCCAGAGCGCGCGACCATTACAAACATGGGCGCAGAGCTTGGCGCAACCACCTCTCTTTTCCCCAGTGATGAGCGGACTCGTGAATTCTTTGCGGCCATGGGTCGTGAGGATGAATGGGAAGCTTTGGTTGCGGACGAAGGGGCAGAGTACGACGAAGTCATTGAGATTGATCTCTCTACACTTGAGCCACTGGCTGCCTGCCCGCATATGCCGGACAGGGTGGTGCCTGTGCGCGAACTGGCTGGCCTCAAGGTCGATCAGGTTGCAATCGGTTCCTGCACGAACTCTTCCTACGCAGATTTGAAAATGGTTTCGATGCTTCTCAAGGACAAGCTTGTGAGCACAGGAACTGATCTTCTTATTGCTCCCGGCTCCAAGCAAGTTTTGAGTATGCTTGTGGCCGAAGGTGCGCTTACTCCTCTTATCCTTGCCGGGGCACGCCTGCTTGAGTGTGCGTGTGGACCGTGTATTGGAATGGGAGGGTCTCCAAACAGTGCAGGCGTTTCTGCCCGCACATTCAACAGAAATTTTGAAGGCCGGAGCGGAACTCAGGACGGACAGGTGTATCTTGTCAGTCCGCAAACTGCTGTGATGCTCGCCCTGCGCGGCGAATTCACAGACCCCGCAAGCTGGGGCACGCCTCCTGCTCTTCCTCAGCTTCCGGATGAGGTTCCAAGCATCCGCCATCTCTTCATTTTTCCAGCAGAAAATGCTAAAGATCTTAGCATTTCGCGTGGCCCAAACATTGTACCGCTCGAGCAGTTCACAAAACTTCCTGAACAGCTCGAAATTGCTGTGCAACTTGTGCTCGAAGATGATATTACAACAGATCACATTATGCCGGCTGGCCCGCAGATTACTGCGCTTCGGTCTAACGTTCCGGCAATTAGTGAGTATGTCTTCTCGCGCACGGATTCAGGCTTTGTTTCTCGCATGAAAGAAGCAGGGCAGGGCGTTATCGTGGCTGGCGAAAATTATGGGCAGGGTTCCAGCAGAGAACATGCAGCTCTTGCGCCCCGTCATCTTGGGGTCAAAGCTGTTCTTGCCAAATCTTTTGCCCGCATTCACAGGGCAAATCTTGTGAATTTTGGTATCCTCCCGCTCATGTTCGAGAGCAAGGAAGATCATGCCGAGATTCAGCTCGGTGATGTCTTGAGCATCCCGTGCTCTCAGATTGTGCCCGGCGGCAGCTGTTCGGTTTTGAAAAATGGAAGCGAACAGATCAAAGTCATGAATGATTTGACGGAAAAAGAACTGGATATTATCCAATCAGGTGGACTGCTGAATTACGTGCGGCAGTCTATTGAACGTTAACGTCTTTAGAACGACTATCGGGAGAACCTATGCTCGACGGAATGCGGCAGCATGCGAGTTCATGGATTATTAAGGTCATCTTTGCAATTATTATTGCAGTATTTGTGCTGGCTTTTGGCTCTGGTACCATGAGCAATCGTGCCAGTGGTGGCGCGGTACTCGCCTATGTGGACGAGACTCCTATCCTTATTAAGAACTTTAATATGGAATATCAGCGCGCCATCGAAGGCGTGCGTCGTCAGAACCCCGGTGTTTCTGCCGCTGCTCTCGAAACCCCTGCATTCAAGCAGCAGGTTTTGAACCGCATGGTGAATGAAACCCTTCTCGCTAGCGAAGTCCAGAGACTGGGCATCACCGTGAGCAAGGATGAGGTTCGTTCCCGAATCCTCCAGTATCAGGTGTTCCGCAACAAGGATAACGCCTTCGATCAGGAGATCTACAAGCAGGTTCTGCGCTCTCAGCACATTACCCCCGGCGTTTTCGAAGCCGATATTCGCCGCCAGCTGAGCCAGGAAAAGCTTTTCAAGTATCTGAACCTCGGCGCAACCGTTTCTGAGAAAGATGCTTACGAGCTGTTCAAGTTCCAGGCGCAGACTGCTCGCGTTGAGTATCAGCTCCTGAACTGGCGCGATTTTGCCGACAAGGTCACTCCTTCTGATGACGAAATCGAAGCCTACTACAAAGAGCACAGCGCAAGCTTCACGGTTCCTGCTGTTGCCAGCTTTGAGTATCTGAGTTTCACTCCGTCTGCTCTCGCTGCTTCCGAGAAGGTCGCAGACAATGAGATCAAGGCGTACTACGAGGCAAATACCGCTCAGTTCAAAACTCCTGAGATGGTTTCTGCCCGTCACATCTTGCTGAAGCTTGATCCTTCCGCTTCTGACGAAGACGTCAAGGCGGCCGAGGGCAAGGCTCAGTCCATTGAAAAGAAACTCGCTCGTGGTGGCGACTTTGCCGCTCTTGCGAAAAAATATTCCGAAGGACCAACCGCTTCCCGTGGTGGCGACCTTGGCTGGTTTGGCCGTGGCGCTATGGTTCCTGAGTTTGAAAAGGCTGCCTTCGGCCTCAAGGAAGGCGCTGTCTCCAAGCCTGTTCGGACGCAGTTTGGTCTGCACATCATCAAGCTTGAAAAGAAGCGCGCCGCTGGCGTCAAGACTCTCGACGAAGCTCGTGAGCAAATTACGCAGGTCATCGCCGAAGAAAAGGCCGCAGGCAAGCTCTCCGACCTTCTCGATCAGGCTATTGAGCAGATCATGGTTGGCGACAAGATGGACAAGATCGGTGACTCCCTCGGTATGGCTGCCAAGAGCACGGGCATGGTTACAGAAAACCAGCTCGCTTCTCAGCTCGGCCTCAAGGGTGAGGATCTCAAGACTGTCTTCACTCTCGTTGTCGGCTCTGCAACGGACACCCCCGTGCAGGTTAACGATGGCTATCTCCTTGCTTCCAAGGTGAAAGAAACCCCTGAGCATGTCGCTCCCCTGAGCGAAGTGAAACCTAGCATTGTTGAGGCCCTCAAGCGTCGCGGTGCAATCACAATTGCTCAGGAGAAAGCTCAGGAGTTGCTCAAGAAGTATTCCGCAGCGAAGGACGTAGAGAGTTCCGCTCTCAAGATGAGCACTCCCTTCTCTCGTCAGGGCTTTATCGCTGGTCTCGGCGCTGCCCCCGAGCTTGCTGCAGAAGCTTTTAAGGTCAAGGAAGGCCAGTGGCTCTCCAAGCCTTTTACCGTTGCCGACGGTGTTGTTATCGCTCGCGTCGCGCAGCACATTGCTCCTAACGAAAAGCTTTGGGAAACCCAGAAAGGGTATCTCCTGCAGCTTTTGACTCAGGCCAACGAGAACGAAATCTTCCAGGCTTTCCTCACCTCTTTGCGTGAAAAAGCTGAAATCAAAATCGCTGAGCCTAAAGTCCTCGAGTAAGAGCGCTTTACTCCAGAATGCAAAAGGCCCCTCAAAGAGGGGCCTTTTTTTGTGGCATTATGGCTGGATGGGGGGGGAGGGAAGATTGGGGTGTGGATGGGTGGGTGGGAAGATTGGGCGTGGATGGGCGGGTGGGAGAAAACCGGGGCCAGCCCCGGACCCCGCGTAAGGGAATGATTCCCTTACGTATCCTCATCGAGTTTAAAAGCCGTGCAAGCTTCGCTTGCACGGCTTTTAAACTTGGGTGAGAAGGCGTAAAGAGTCTCTTTCTCTTCTGCGAGTTCGCCACCATTTTCTTTCTGAACGCTTGCGTTCAGAAAGAAAGGGTTGGAGCGCAAAGAAAAAGAACACACGCCCAGTTAATTAGGCCAAAATTTAAGGGCCGGATGTAAGGGAAAGCCAAGGGCTTTCACACATCCGGCCCTTAAATTTTGGGCGATAGCGGGATTCCCAAGGGCCTCGTCCTTGGGCGGGGTCAAGGGGCAGGCCCCTTGCAGAGCACGAGACAGAGTCTCGTAACCCACCCTCCCGGCGCCCCTTGCAGAGGTACGGGGACAGAGTCTCGTTTGGTCCAAAAAAAAGCCCCCCCTTTAAGAAGGGGGGGGACAGGATGAAGGGCGAGGGCCTTACTTTTGTTTTTTAAAGATAATGAGCGGACAGTTTTTGCACACGTCTGCGCCGGGGAAGTTGTCACCGGGGCGAGTGATGGAGGAGGAGCCGAGATTGTTCTTGCGGTCGAGGAGACGCTGAACAGTGGGGGCGATGTGCTCACCGGGGATAATGACGTTGATCTCGCCTCGTTCTGTTTTACCTGCGTTGTAGCTGCCGCTACAGGCCGGAAGCAGGTTAAACTTCTTTTCGAGGAAGGAGTAGACGTTACCGCCGCAAGCGGAGGAGTTCATGGTGATGTTGGTCTTTAATGGGTGAACGTCCTGAGCAGCGGCATAGTCAACGGCGAGGTGGTAAGCCTGCATGTTGTCACAGTAGAAGTGAACGGTGTCGGGGTCGAAGAAGGTGTCGGCGAGGGGTGCGACCACGACAGCGAGGAGCTTACCTTCTGGGAGGCGGGCTTTGGAGAGCACGAAGCGCTCGGCCTGCTCGGGGCTGACGGTATACTTGGCGTGGGACTTGAGTTCTGCCTCGTCCATGCCTTTCCAGCCGAGAGAGAAGCGGGCATTGGCACAGCCCTGGTCTTCGGGGTAGCCGAGGACGGTCTGGCCTTTCATGCGTGCAGCGATTTCCCACTGACAAAAAGTCATGGGCTTTACAGGGGTGTAAAATTCAGGACAGTTCTCTTTGAAATCTTCAAGTTCAGCTTCATCAAAGATGTACTTCACAGAGATGGGGTAGTGCATGAGCCGCAGCTCGTCCATCAGGGTGTGCTGAATTGCCTTGTAGTCATGACTCAGAGTTGCCATTGGGAAATCCTCCTATAAATGTTCCTGGGCGGGGCGAGTGCCCGCCGATACGTCCTATTTTTTGATCTTGCGCCTGATTTCTCAAGCGGCTGTTTGCATGAGATATGCGTATTTTTCACAGGAGGGAAGAGATTTTCTTTGTTTTGATATTTTTTTCACAATATACGACTAATGCTTGTAATATATGCGTCTTATAGCTTGACGCGGGTGACGGTTTGGGAAAGGTGCTGAAAAAAGAAAGAAAAAAGGGGGAAAGGTGCGGAAATGCTTGTTCAAATTCGGTCAATCGGCTGGAGATAGTCCTGCCAAAAATTGATGAAGGCAAAGACGAGCCGAATGGGGATGTAAATCATAACCGCGAGCATGATGAAAACGTAGGCATAGCCACCATGCCAGGGGTTAAATTTGAAGTAGCGAAAGGCGGGGTGGTTCCAGATGATGAAGAAAAAGAGAACGAGAGTAAAGTGGAGGAGCATCACCCCGAAACGATGTGATTTTTTGAGATAGGCGAGAAGGATAAGAAAGAAGCAGGAGGCATAGAGCAGGGTTGGAACGGGCGTCATAACAGTCAGCCCGATCTCGTAAGCCCGGCTAAAAATGCTGATGAGTGCTTCAAAAAGCTCTGGCATGACACACCCCCTGAGTATCATAAAGATACCATAGCCATGCGAAAAAAGGCAAACAGGGGGTGTGTTCTTTGTTTAGGACGAGTGCGCCTCGCGGGGCGGAATAGGCTTGGAGAGAAGCTTTTTGTTGGGCCAGATGATGCCGCCAATAATGAGCGCTGCACCGGCAAGCTGCCATGCTGCGAGCGGTTCGCTCAGAAGAACCCAGGAAAAGAAGACGGAAGTGACAGGCTCGAAACATGAGAAAATCGAGGTGTATGTGCTGCCGACTTTTTCGATGGCCATATACATAAAGAGAATGGCGAGGGTTGTGCTGATGAGACCTACAGAGAAAGAAATAATGAGGGCGCGGCTGCTGAGGTCCAGCGGGTTGGACGGTGCTCCGGAGAGATACGTGTTTGCGGCAAAGTACGCGATGGCGGAGCTGAGAAGCACGTAAAACGTCACGGACTGGGCGTTTTCACCTTTGAGGAGAAGTTGTCCAATGATGAAATTGAGGGCGATGCCAAGCATGCTGCTGACGGCAAGAAGGACGCCGCGATAGTCAGCGGAATGAAGGAAGGCATCACAAAAGACAAGGGCGCAGCCAGAGAAGATCAGCACAAGCGAGGTCGTGATGTTTTTGGTCAGCGGCTGCTTAAAGAGAATTGCTGAGGCAATGGCTGTCAGGGCTGGATAGCCGTAAATAATGAGCGCCGTTGTTGAGGCGGGGATGTACTTGACGGCCCCAACAAAACCAGTGCTTTGCATGGGGAAAAAGACAGCACCAACAAGAAGGGATTTAATGAGGCCTTCTCTGCTGATGCGAAAGAGCTGCGGTCGGGCAATGGCAAAATAGACAGCGAGACAAAGCGCGCCAAAGCCAAAGCGGTACTGTAAAATCTCGAATGTCGTCATGCCGCAACCAAAAGCTAGCTTGCTCAATACAGGGAGCAGCCCGAAGCAGAATGCCGAAATAAAGGCATAGAGCAAACCACGAGCCATTGTGAACACCTCCAAAAGGGAATCTCGTTTGAAAGAGGGGTTCTAACGCTCAAGCATGGAGACAGCAAGAGAAATTCATCTCCCAATATGGAAGAATAGCAAAGAATATTGGGGAAATAAAGATGAACTCTGCGTTGTGTGCTTACTCTGTCATTCGGCGGCTAATCTCGTGGTGATTGATGAAAATACGGCTGACGTACGTCACGGTCTCCGAGAAGTTCGGAAGTTTGCCATATGGTGAATAGATACGGTCCTTGCTTTGTGTACGACGAAGCCCGGCGTTGTAGCCTGCGGCGGCGGCAATGATGTTCCCGTTTCGCTGGCGCAGATGCTCGGCAATCATCTGAACCATTGCAGGAATGGGCTTGTTGTAGGTTACGCGTTGGTCAAAGCCGGAAAGAAAAGCGTAGTCCGCATCGTTAAAAATATCGCGTCCCTCAAGGTTTGCCTTGATGTATTCCCGGTATTTGTCGCGGGCGTCTTTGACCTGAGTATCAAGGGCGCTGACTTTTTTGTTCTGCTGCAAGTACTGCGAGGCCTCGGGCAGAACTTTTCCTTTTGATGAGGCAACAAGAGCCTTGTGCATGAGCGTGCTTCGGCCGCCGCCAATGGCATTGCGCTTGGCTCGGGCTTTTTTCCATTCACCACGAATGTCGTAATAGCGCTTGAGCTGACCTGCCTTGTCTGTTGCCTTGTAGGGGGGCTTGGCGTGGGCGTCTTTGTCGCCAGCACAGAGCATGCCGTAGCCGCGGGCTGTGGGGGCAATGAACTGACAGACACCAACCGCAAAGGCGCGGGAGACCGCAAACTCATAGAAAAAGGATTCGGCCATCATTTGCCCCATGATCCATGCAGGATCAACGGGGTAAATTTTTTTGTGCTGCTGCACGCCGTGCAGAATCCAGTAGCTGATGTTTGAGATGCGCTTTTCAAAGTCGATCTGCTCAAACTTTTTGCCCCAGAGGGGAACGTTGCGGCCCGCGTAGTGCGTTTGCAAAAAATCGAGGGTGGCCTTTGTGAGCTTTGTTCGCACGAGGCGCATGTCGCGTTCTGTGCTTGGTGGCTCATAGCTTTTGGGAATGATGACGTTGATGGGAGAAGTGCAGGCATCCCGGTGGGCAGAGGCCCGCAGGGTGACGGTCGTAGCTTCGGCGGAACTCGGACAATAGCCGATGAGAGGCAGCAGCGAGGCTGCAACCATTGTGCGCAATGCACGTCGGCGGGATGGGTTTTGTGGACTCTGTACAATAGGCATAGCCCCCATCATATCAGAATTTTCGAAAAATCGGGAAGGGGGTGCACACATTCAGTAGCTTCGGGAAAAGAGCTGCTGGGAAAAGAATTCACATAGCGTTTTGGAATCATAAAAGAAAAAAAGCGTGGCGTGACAGGAGAAAAAGCTGTCAGCCACGCGTATTTTTTATTCAGAACTTTTTTTTCGCAGAAGCGCCTGCCCGTATGCGGCCTGTCCTAAAGAGATGCAGGCATCACCGGGGGGGAGCTGAGTGTGTGTTAGGGGCGTTATCCCCCGTTTTAAAAGGGAATGTGGAAGGCGTTCTGCCAAAGTCTTGTTCATAAGGACTCCGCCAGTCAGCCCCACATGGGAAATGCCAGTGCTGAGGGCAAGGGACTGGGCGGCTTCTGCCAGAGATATGACGAGTCCCTGATGGAAACGTCGGCTGATGGTGGATCGGGATTCACCATTTTGGGCGTCGTGGAAGGCCTGCTGAAAGAGCTTGAGGGATTCAAAGATAGCAGGGTGCCCGTCTGGGCTTGAGCGAAGTTCGCAAAGATAGGGCTTGTGTACCTGAACGTCGCGCATGGTGCCCTGTGCGGTTTCGAGGAGAATAGCGGCCTGAGCTTCGTAATCTATGCTGGAGCAGAGGCCAAGGATGGCTGCCACCGCGTCGAAAAGTCGACCGCAGCTTGTGCTGGTGGGGCTGTTGAGCTGTTTTTTGAGCATGGAAAGGACGAGGGGCTGTTCTTTCTTGTGCGCGGAGGTCCACGGAAGAGTGCCGGGAATATCCTCGCCAAGCGCAACGAGGGCACTCAGTGCGAGTCGCCACGGTTCGCGGATTGCACGCTCGCCACCAGGCAGGGGGAGGGGCTGAAAGTGCGCGAGGCGGGTGTGGGTGCAGGCTTCGTTGTCAACGAGGAGGAACTCACCACCCCAGAGAGTTCCGTCTTCGCCATAGCCTGTGCCATCAAGGGCAAGAATGATGGCTTGGCCAGAAAAGGCGTTTTCTGCCATGACTGCGTGCGCGTGGGCAATGTGGTGCTGGATGGCACAGTGCGGTGTTCGGGACTCCTCAGTTGCCCAGCGGGTGCTCATGTAGTCCGGATGCAGGTCGTGGACCACGAGTTCTGGGCTTGTCTGGAGAATGGCAGGCAAGTGCCCTGCGATTTCCTTGAAAAAGGAAAAGGTTTCCAGATTTTCCATAGTGCCAATGTGTTGGCTCACGAAAGCCTGATCGCCCTTGGTGACACAGAGTGTGTCTTTGAGTTCTGGTCCGGTACCAAAAACACTTGGTCCGGCGTGATCGAGAAAGATGGGCCGGGGCGTAAAGCCTCTGGCCTTGCGGTAGAACAACGGCTGCGGGCCGTCGGAGCCTTCTATAACGCGCATGACCGAGTCGTCACAGCGGATGAGAATGTCCCTGTTATGAAGGACGAAAAAGTCGGCAATGCTTCCGAGACGGTTTATGGCTTCGCGGTTCCCAATGCTGATGGGTTCAGAACTGAGGTTGCCAGAGGTTGCGACCAGCGCGGGAATGGCCCCTTTGGGCAGAAGCTTCTTGTAGAGGAAAAAGAGAACGTGGTGCAGCGGGGTGTACGGCAGAACAAGGCCAAGGTCAGGAGTATCCGGGTTGAGTTCTGGTGCAAGGGGAGAGCTTGGCGTGCTGAGAATAACAATGGGGCGTTCTATGCCAGAGAGCCAGCGTTCTTCTTCATCAGAAATGGTGGCGATTTGGCGGGCCGTGTCCATGTCTGGAACCATAACCGCAAGAGGTTTCCCATAGCGGTTTTTCCGCTGGCGGAGTGTCTGGACTGCTTCGGACGACCGGGCGTCACACATGAGGTGGAAGCCACCCAGCCCTTTGACAGCCAGAATTTTTCCTTCGGCAAGGGCACGGGCTGCGGCTGGAAGTGAAGGCTCTTTGCGGTAGAGTTCCTTGCCCGCGTTGTCCGTCATCCAGACTTCTGGGCCACACTTGGGACAGGCGTTGGGCTGGGCATGGAACCGGCGGTCTAGCGGATTGGTGTATTCCTCGGTGCAGCTTTCGCACATCGGGAAGCAGGCCATTGATGTTTTGTCGCGGTCATAGGGAATGGAGCGGGTGATGGTGTAGCGCGGTCCACAGTTTGTACAGTTGGTGAATGGGTAGAGGTAGCGGTGATTTTTGATGTCGAAAATATCGTTAAGGCAGTCCGGGCAGGTTGCAACGTCTGGGCTGATAAGCACGGAGTGCCCTTCACCGCCCGTCGACTGGAGAATCTCGAAGGCGTCTTCGGATTCAAGCGGAGGAATTTCTGCCATGTCGCAGGTCACAATACGGGCAAGTGGAGGGAGTTCTTCTCGTAGAGCCGTGGCGAATTCGGCGCATTCGCTGCTCTTTCCCTGTATTTCAATAATGACACCCTCGGGGCTGTTGCGCACGTTTCCGGTGAGTCCTGCATGGAGGGCAATGCGATAAATAAA
Above is a window of Desulfobaculum bizertense DSM 18034 DNA encoding:
- a CDS encoding DMT family transporter: MARGLLYAFISAFCFGLLPVLSKLAFGCGMTTFEILQYRFGFGALCLAVYFAIARPQLFRISREGLIKSLLVGAVFFPMQSTGFVGAVKYIPASTTALIIYGYPALTAIASAILFKQPLTKNITTSLVLIFSGCALVFCDAFLHSADYRGVLLAVSSMLGIALNFIIGQLLLKGENAQSVTFYVLLSSAIAYFAANTYLSGAPSNPLDLSSRALIISFSVGLISTTLAILFMYMAIEKVGSTYTSIFSCFEPVTSVFFSWVLLSEPLAAWQLAGAALIIGGIIWPNKKLLSKPIPPREAHSS
- a CDS encoding transglycosylase SLT domain-containing protein, with protein sequence MPIVQSPQNPSRRRALRTMVAASLLPLIGYCPSSAEATTVTLRASAHRDACTSPINVIIPKSYEPPSTERDMRLVRTKLTKATLDFLQTHYAGRNVPLWGKKFEQIDFEKRISNISYWILHGVQQHKKIYPVDPAWIMGQMMAESFFYEFAVSRAFAVGVCQFIAPTARGYGMLCAGDKDAHAKPPYKATDKAGQLKRYYDIRGEWKKARAKRNAIGGGRSTLMHKALVASSKGKVLPEASQYLQQNKKVSALDTQVKDARDKYREYIKANLEGRDIFNDADYAFLSGFDQRVTYNKPIPAMVQMIAEHLRQRNGNIIAAAAGYNAGLRRTQSKDRIYSPYGKLPNFSETVTYVSRIFINHHEISRRMTE
- the hypF gene encoding carbamoyltransferase HypF, with translation MPTQLSSPALFRHRYTITGAVQGVGFRPFIYRIALHAGLTGNVRNSPEGVIIEIQGKSSECAEFATALREELPPLARIVTCDMAEIPPLESEDAFEILQSTGGEGHSVLISPDVATCPDCLNDIFDIKNHRYLYPFTNCTNCGPRYTITRSIPYDRDKTSMACFPMCESCTEEYTNPLDRRFHAQPNACPKCGPEVWMTDNAGKELYRKEPSLPAAARALAEGKILAVKGLGGFHLMCDARSSEAVQTLRQRKNRYGKPLAVMVPDMDTARQIATISDEEERWLSGIERPIVILSTPSSPLAPELNPDTPDLGLVLPYTPLHHVLFFLYKKLLPKGAIPALVATSGNLSSEPISIGNREAINRLGSIADFFVLHNRDILIRCDDSVMRVIEGSDGPQPLFYRKARGFTPRPIFLDHAGPSVFGTGPELKDTLCVTKGDQAFVSQHIGTMENLETFSFFKEIAGHLPAILQTSPELVVHDLHPDYMSTRWATEESRTPHCAIQHHIAHAHAVMAENAFSGQAIILALDGTGYGEDGTLWGGEFLLVDNEACTHTRLAHFQPLPLPGGERAIREPWRLALSALVALGEDIPGTLPWTSAHKKEQPLVLSMLKKQLNSPTSTSCGRLFDAVAAILGLCSSIDYEAQAAILLETAQGTMRDVQVHKPYLCELRSSPDGHPAIFESLKLFQQAFHDAQNGESRSTISRRFHQGLVISLAEAAQSLALSTGISHVGLTGGVLMNKTLAERLPHSLLKRGITPLTHTQLPPGDACISLGQAAYGQALLRKKSSE